In one Modestobacter sp. L9-4 genomic region, the following are encoded:
- a CDS encoding DUF3488 and transglutaminase-like domain-containing protein — translation MSRPLDELARPTQGRAGTAVAAAVAVLLGSFALQPVFATLGWLPPVTLAVLAVGLGGVALRAAAVRLAERLPQLATPARVLVPVGQLLLVLVVLTMVFASPDAWYGLVPTPTSLGDLGGLLADGLDEVREQGTPALPLTGLLALTTVFVALVALAVDLLAVPARQPALGGLGLLVLYCVPVSTITGDVALVSFAAPAAGFAVLLWADQRSRLVENSRAGSGSALGTGTLPALRTGVLALVAGVLLPVLVPTLSEGSLAAGLGGSGTGNGLGTALDPVAEMAGQLNRPEPIDLFRLDASVADPGYLRSVALDDYTADRGWRLTNLDGQESIADDATLAPLTGGQSARPVAATVTVLEHDDVFMPVLYSPLSVQLEDGGDDADDWRFDADARTVFGRDTTTAGLTYRMSAQQPEPTVDQLDAAPDPGADSDAVQRYTQLPQLDPSVTDLAGELTDPGQAPYERVRAIQDHFTDPANGFKYSLSTTPGTTGDDLVDFLRLKQGYCEQYAGAMAVLVRAAGVPARVVLGYTPGQVQDDGTRLVTTDDAHAWVEAWFDGLGWIPFDPTPIAANRAVDLPWAPRTPATDDATVDPVTPQVEAPVPAAPTAELDRDDEPVPSAAPLAQPRTDLTPWLAGAGGTLLVLGLAAVPFLVRRRQRAGRLSDGSPDALWGELMATATDLRIEVPGTVTSRQLARQLAERLSGAEPAAVEAVRSLALAQERAVYGPPSAGAAGDPELAGQLRTVRRALLRTVSRSQRVQAAVWPASTLTAAVRWVADHVPGRPRPA, via the coding sequence ATGAGCCGCCCCCTCGACGAGCTGGCCCGCCCGACGCAGGGCCGCGCCGGCACCGCGGTCGCCGCCGCCGTCGCCGTCCTGCTGGGCTCCTTCGCCCTGCAACCGGTCTTCGCCACCCTGGGCTGGCTGCCGCCGGTGACCCTCGCGGTGCTCGCGGTGGGGCTCGGTGGGGTGGCGCTGCGCGCCGCGGCGGTGCGGCTGGCCGAGCGGCTGCCGCAGCTGGCGACCCCCGCGCGGGTGCTCGTGCCGGTGGGCCAGCTGCTGCTCGTGCTGGTCGTGCTGACCATGGTCTTCGCGTCGCCGGACGCCTGGTACGGGCTCGTGCCCACCCCCACCAGCCTCGGGGACCTGGGCGGGCTGCTGGCCGACGGGCTCGACGAGGTGCGCGAGCAGGGCACCCCGGCGCTGCCGCTGACCGGGCTGCTCGCGCTGACCACGGTGTTCGTCGCGCTCGTCGCCCTGGCCGTCGACCTGCTGGCCGTGCCCGCCCGCCAGCCCGCGCTCGGCGGCCTGGGGCTGCTGGTCCTCTACTGCGTGCCGGTCAGCACCATCACCGGCGACGTCGCACTGGTCTCCTTCGCCGCTCCCGCCGCCGGCTTCGCGGTGCTGCTGTGGGCCGACCAGCGCAGCCGGCTGGTCGAGAACTCCCGGGCCGGCAGCGGTTCGGCGCTGGGCACCGGCACGCTGCCGGCGCTGCGCACCGGCGTCCTCGCACTGGTGGCCGGCGTCCTGCTGCCGGTGCTCGTGCCCACGCTGTCGGAGGGGTCGCTGGCCGCCGGGCTGGGCGGCTCGGGCACCGGCAACGGCCTCGGGACGGCGCTGGACCCGGTGGCGGAGATGGCCGGGCAGCTCAACCGCCCCGAGCCCATCGACCTGTTCCGTCTCGATGCCTCGGTGGCCGACCCCGGCTACCTGCGGTCGGTCGCGCTGGACGACTACACCGCCGACCGCGGCTGGCGGCTGACCAACCTCGACGGCCAGGAGTCGATCGCCGACGACGCCACCCTCGCCCCGCTGACCGGCGGCCAGAGCGCCCGCCCCGTCGCCGCGACGGTCACCGTCCTCGAGCACGACGACGTCTTCATGCCGGTGCTGTACTCGCCGCTGTCGGTGCAGCTGGAGGACGGCGGCGACGACGCCGACGACTGGCGCTTCGACGCCGACGCCCGCACCGTGTTCGGCCGCGACACGACCACCGCCGGGCTGACCTACCGGATGAGCGCGCAGCAGCCCGAGCCCACCGTCGACCAGCTGGACGCCGCCCCGGACCCGGGCGCCGACAGCGACGCGGTGCAGCGCTACACCCAGCTGCCCCAGCTGGACCCCAGCGTCACCGACCTGGCCGGGGAGCTCACCGACCCGGGCCAGGCGCCCTACGAGCGGGTCCGCGCGATCCAGGACCACTTCACCGACCCGGCCAACGGGTTCAAGTACAGCCTGTCCACCACCCCCGGCACCACCGGCGACGACCTGGTCGACTTCCTGCGGCTGAAGCAGGGCTACTGCGAGCAGTACGCCGGCGCCATGGCGGTGCTGGTGCGCGCTGCCGGCGTGCCGGCCCGGGTGGTGCTGGGCTACACGCCGGGTCAGGTGCAGGACGACGGCACGCGGCTGGTCACCACCGACGACGCGCACGCCTGGGTCGAGGCCTGGTTCGACGGCCTGGGCTGGATCCCGTTCGACCCGACGCCGATCGCGGCCAACCGGGCGGTCGACCTGCCCTGGGCGCCGCGCACCCCGGCCACCGACGACGCCACCGTCGACCCGGTCACCCCGCAGGTCGAGGCCCCGGTGCCGGCCGCGCCGACCGCGGAGCTGGACCGTGACGACGAGCCCGTGCCGAGCGCGGCCCCCCTCGCCCAGCCCCGGACGGACCTGACGCCCTGGCTGGCCGGTGCCGGCGGCACCCTGCTGGTGCTGGGCCTGGCCGCGGTGCCCTTCCTGGTGCGCCGTCGGCAGCGGGCGGGACGGCTGTCCGACGGCAGCCCGGACGCCCTGTGGGGTGAGCTGATGGCGACCGCCACCGACCTGCGGATCGAGGTCCCGGGGACGGTGACGTCCCGGCAGCTCGCCCGGCAGCTGGCCGAGCGGCTCTCCGGCGCCGAACCGGCAGCGGTCGAGGCGGTGCGGTCCCTGGCGCTGGCGCAGGAGCGCGCGGTCTACGGCCCGCCGTCCGCCGGTGCCGCCGGCGACCCGGAGCTGGCCGGGCAGCTGCGCACCGTGCGGCGGGCCCTGTTGCGGACGGTGTCCCGGTCGCAGCGCGTGCAGGCGGCGGTGTGGCCGGCGTCGACGCTGACCGCGGCGGTCCGCTGGGTGGCCGACCACGTGCCCGGGCGGCCGCGACCGGCCTGA
- a CDS encoding glycosyltransferase family 2 protein translates to MSGVDLLGVVVPARDEAELLPACLAALATAARAPELSGTAVEVVVVADGCTDGTVEVARAAGVTVLEGHDAAGNVGQARHRGARWLLAAAGRAWVPADQVWLACTDADSRVPADWLAVHRTAAASGVDAFVGTVTIDDWTGLAPAAVAAYDAAYDAWRDGGAGAVHPHVHGANLGVRGSAYSRAGGFPPLTVSEDHGLVDALVLAGASVLRSPLAPVLTSSRRVARSRGGLGTDLQRLSVQFGSS, encoded by the coding sequence GTGAGCGGGGTCGACCTGCTCGGTGTGGTGGTGCCCGCCCGCGACGAGGCCGAGCTGCTGCCCGCCTGCCTGGCCGCGCTGGCCACCGCGGCCCGCGCGCCGGAGCTGTCGGGCACGGCGGTGGAGGTCGTGGTGGTCGCCGACGGCTGCACCGACGGCACGGTCGAGGTGGCCCGGGCGGCCGGGGTGACCGTGCTGGAGGGCCACGACGCGGCCGGCAACGTCGGGCAGGCCCGGCACCGCGGCGCGCGCTGGCTGCTGGCCGCCGCCGGCCGGGCCTGGGTGCCCGCCGACCAGGTCTGGCTGGCCTGCACCGACGCCGACAGCCGGGTGCCCGCCGACTGGCTCGCGGTGCACCGGACGGCGGCCGCCTCCGGCGTCGACGCCTTCGTCGGGACCGTCACCATCGACGACTGGACCGGCCTGGCCCCCGCGGCGGTGGCCGCCTACGACGCCGCCTACGACGCGTGGCGGGACGGCGGTGCGGGTGCGGTGCACCCGCACGTGCACGGCGCCAACCTCGGTGTGCGCGGCAGCGCCTACTCCCGGGCCGGTGGCTTCCCGCCGCTGACCGTCAGCGAGGACCACGGCCTGGTCGACGCCCTGGTCCTCGCCGGGGCGAGCGTGCTGCGCAGCCCGCTGGCGCCGGTGCTGACCTCCTCCCGCCGGGTGGCCCGGTCACGAGGTGGTCTCGGCACCGACCTGCAGCGCCTGTCGGTGCAGTTCGGGTCGAGCTGA
- the mraZ gene encoding division/cell wall cluster transcriptional repressor MraZ — protein sequence MFVGSYPLRLDEKGRLALPVRYRDLVADGMVIKKGQERCVYGLTMARVAEQSAALKAMAPSDTNGARMHARMSFGSMVEVEADKTGRITIPASLREYAGLDRDVVVVGVDTRFEIWDSATWEAYVAEQEAVFAAMESEGMPTLS from the coding sequence GTGTTCGTCGGCAGCTACCCCCTGCGCCTCGACGAGAAGGGCCGGCTCGCCCTCCCTGTCCGGTACCGCGACCTGGTGGCCGACGGCATGGTGATCAAGAAGGGCCAGGAGCGCTGCGTCTACGGGCTCACCATGGCCCGGGTCGCCGAGCAGAGCGCCGCCCTCAAGGCGATGGCGCCCTCGGACACCAACGGCGCCCGCATGCACGCGCGCATGAGCTTCGGCTCGATGGTCGAGGTGGAGGCCGACAAGACCGGCCGCATCACCATCCCGGCCAGCCTGCGCGAGTACGCCGGCCTCGACCGCGACGTCGTCGTGGTCGGCGTCGACACCCGCTTCGAGATCTGGGACTCCGCCACCTGGGAGGCCTACGTGGCCGAGCAGGAGGCCGTGTTCGCGGCGATGGAGAGCGAGGGGATGCCGACCCTCTCCTGA
- the rsmH gene encoding 16S rRNA (cytosine(1402)-N(4))-methyltransferase RsmH — protein MSSPEPTGPALHVPVLLDRVTELLGPALRAPGAVFVDCTLGLAGHSLALLDAHPRLRLIGLDRDPDARAEAAARIAAAGHTDRATLVPAVFDELPDVLDRLGVPEVQGVLFDLGVSSLQLDRPTRGFSYSTDAPLDMRMDPSGPRTAADVVNTYSHGELARVLRVYGEERFAGRIASAIERERGREPFTGTARLAELVRDAIPAATRRTGGHPAKRTFQALRIEVNDELGVLTRALPAAIEALAVGGRIAVISFHSLEDRIVKQTLAAEATDRTPPGMPVPMPEHAPVLRLVTRGGEAPGEAELAVNPRAASARVRAAERVRRAS, from the coding sequence ATGAGCAGCCCCGAGCCCACCGGGCCCGCGCTGCACGTCCCCGTCCTCCTCGACCGGGTCACCGAGCTCCTCGGCCCCGCGCTGCGCGCCCCGGGCGCGGTGTTCGTCGACTGCACGCTGGGCCTGGCCGGCCACTCCCTGGCCCTGCTGGACGCCCACCCGCGGCTGCGGCTGATCGGCCTGGACCGCGACCCCGACGCCCGTGCCGAGGCCGCCGCCCGGATCGCCGCGGCCGGCCACACCGACCGGGCCACCCTGGTGCCCGCCGTCTTCGACGAGCTGCCCGACGTCCTGGACCGCCTGGGCGTGCCCGAGGTGCAGGGCGTGCTGTTCGACCTGGGCGTCTCCTCCCTGCAGCTGGACCGGCCCACCCGCGGTTTCAGCTACTCCACCGACGCGCCGCTGGACATGCGGATGGACCCCAGCGGTCCCCGCACCGCCGCCGACGTGGTGAACACCTACTCCCACGGCGAGCTCGCCCGGGTGCTGCGCGTCTACGGCGAGGAGCGCTTCGCCGGCCGGATCGCCTCCGCCATCGAGCGGGAGCGGGGCAGAGAGCCGTTCACCGGCACCGCCCGGCTGGCCGAGCTGGTGCGCGACGCGATCCCCGCCGCCACCCGCCGCACCGGTGGGCACCCCGCCAAGCGGACCTTCCAGGCGCTGCGCATCGAGGTCAACGACGAGCTGGGGGTGCTGACCCGGGCCCTGCCGGCGGCCATCGAGGCCCTCGCGGTCGGCGGCCGGATCGCCGTCATCAGCTTCCACTCCCTCGAGGACCGCATCGTGAAGCAGACGCTGGCCGCCGAGGCGACCGACCGCACCCCGCCGGGCATGCCGGTCCCGATGCCCGAGCACGCCCCGGTGCTGCGGCTGGTCACCCGCGGCGGTGAGGCCCCCGGCGAGGCCGAGCTCGCCGTCAACCCGCGGGCCGCCTCGGCCCGCGTGCGCGCCGCCGAGCGCGTCCGGCGGGCCTCGTGA
- a CDS encoding DUF58 domain-containing protein, with the protein MARTRLADAASSLTLRGRCLVAAGLTLGLLGAVLGERALVQLALFVLALPLVSAVGVARQRFRVATRRTVTPARLPRGETAEVLVEVANTDRRAGGLWLLTEQLPAELGRRPQFVVERLSPGATAPLRYRLHGTRRGRFTLGPLRLRLVDPFGLVLRTAAGSDTASLLVVPRVRPLQGTGGLSGAGGNGGEGGRRSIAVHGEDDVSTREYRYGDDLRLVHWRATARTGELMVRLEERPWRAAATLFLDTRLSAHLTGGRGSAQAPDTLEWAVEAAASIGVHLLQRGAALRVVTDAGELTAPLGRGTLGPDELLDRFAELEASRYPGLQVGVETLRRAAVDGPAICLLGLVGPEDVTALARARSGPGSDVAVVVDAVAWLDAGATRSRRPLSPSARAELVGRQEQAVALLRSAGWQVLAVRPEQTVDQVWGRLGAATSAAGPVTPPPPLPTGAQA; encoded by the coding sequence ATGGCCCGTACGCGGCTGGCCGACGCCGCCTCCTCCCTGACCCTCCGCGGTCGCTGCCTGGTCGCCGCAGGTCTCACCCTCGGGCTGCTGGGCGCCGTCCTGGGTGAGCGCGCGCTGGTCCAGCTGGCGCTCTTCGTGCTCGCCCTGCCGCTGGTGTCGGCCGTCGGGGTCGCCCGCCAGCGCTTCCGGGTCGCGACCCGGCGCACCGTGACCCCCGCCCGCCTCCCCCGCGGCGAGACCGCCGAGGTCCTGGTCGAGGTGGCCAACACCGACCGGCGGGCCGGTGGGCTCTGGCTGCTGACCGAGCAGCTGCCGGCCGAGCTGGGCCGGCGTCCGCAGTTCGTCGTCGAGCGGCTGTCCCCCGGGGCGACCGCGCCGCTGCGCTACCGGCTGCACGGCACCCGGCGCGGCCGCTTCACCCTCGGGCCCCTGCGGCTGCGGCTGGTCGACCCCTTCGGCCTGGTGCTGCGCACCGCGGCGGGCAGTGACACCGCCTCGCTGCTGGTCGTCCCCCGGGTGCGGCCGCTGCAGGGCACCGGGGGGCTCAGCGGTGCCGGCGGCAACGGCGGTGAGGGCGGGCGCCGCTCGATCGCGGTGCACGGCGAGGACGACGTCAGCACCCGCGAGTACCGCTACGGCGACGACCTGCGGCTGGTCCACTGGCGGGCCACCGCGCGCACCGGTGAGCTGATGGTGCGGCTGGAGGAGCGCCCCTGGCGGGCGGCGGCCACCCTGTTCCTGGACACCCGGCTCAGCGCCCACCTGACCGGTGGCCGCGGCAGCGCGCAGGCACCGGACACCCTGGAGTGGGCGGTCGAGGCCGCGGCGAGCATCGGCGTCCACCTGCTGCAGCGCGGCGCCGCGCTGCGGGTGGTCACCGACGCCGGCGAGCTCACCGCCCCGCTGGGCCGCGGCACCCTGGGCCCCGACGAGCTGCTCGACCGGTTCGCCGAGCTGGAGGCCTCCCGCTACCCGGGCCTGCAGGTGGGCGTGGAGACGTTGCGCCGCGCGGCCGTCGACGGGCCGGCGATCTGCCTGCTCGGGCTGGTCGGCCCCGAGGACGTCACCGCCCTGGCCCGCGCCCGCTCGGGCCCCGGCAGCGACGTCGCGGTCGTGGTCGATGCGGTGGCCTGGCTGGACGCCGGGGCCACCCGCAGCCGCCGGCCGCTGTCCCCCAGCGCCCGCGCCGAGCTCGTCGGCCGGCAGGAGCAGGCCGTGGCACTGCTGCGGTCGGCCGGCTGGCAGGTGCTCGCCGTCCGGCCCGAGCAGACCGTCGACCAGGTCTGGGGCCGGCTGGGCGCGGCGACGTCGGCCGCCGGACCGGTCACCCCGCCACCCCCTCTCCCCACCGGAGCCCAGGCATGA
- a CDS encoding class I SAM-dependent methyltransferase: MSLPPSYFDAVYAAAEDPWSMRTRWYERRKYALTTAVLPRERYGDGLEVGCSVGELTARLAARCDRLTGWDASAAAVERATARVAGEAHVRVEQATVPDAPLPAVDLLVLSEVLYYLDAADLQTFLAQVRTAVRPGGTLLAVHWRHPVADYPQTGDAVHEALRAALPWPRVAVHTEPDLLLDCWVAADTDDVRAASVAAAEDLW; the protein is encoded by the coding sequence ATGAGCCTGCCGCCGTCCTACTTCGACGCCGTGTACGCCGCGGCCGAGGACCCCTGGTCGATGCGCACCCGCTGGTACGAGCGGCGCAAGTACGCCCTCACCACCGCGGTGCTCCCACGGGAGCGGTACGGCGACGGGCTGGAGGTCGGCTGCTCGGTCGGTGAGCTGACCGCCCGGCTGGCCGCCCGCTGCGACCGGCTCACCGGCTGGGACGCCAGCGCCGCCGCCGTCGAGCGCGCCACCGCCCGGGTCGCCGGGGAGGCCCACGTGCGGGTCGAGCAGGCCACCGTCCCGGACGCACCGCTGCCCGCCGTCGACCTGCTGGTGCTCTCGGAGGTCCTCTACTACCTCGACGCCGCCGACCTGCAGACCTTCCTGGCCCAGGTGCGCACCGCCGTGCGGCCCGGCGGCACGCTGCTGGCCGTGCACTGGCGGCACCCGGTGGCCGACTACCCGCAGACCGGCGACGCGGTGCACGAGGCGCTGCGCGCGGCGCTGCCCTGGCCGCGGGTCGCAGTGCACACCGAGCCGGACCTGCTGCTGGACTGCTGGGTCGCCGCGGACACCGACGACGTCCGGGCGGCCTCGGTGGCCGCCGCGGAGGACCTCTGGTGA
- the dinB gene encoding DNA polymerase IV, translated as MSDRAAGCTVLHVDMDAFFASVEVRRHPELAGTPVIVGGVGNRGVVTSATYEARAYGVHSAMPTSRALRLCPTATVLPGDLALYTEVSRSVMALFRTITPLVEPLSLDEAFLDVSGSGRRLGDPVAIGEHIRARVFDEQGITCSVGVAGTKFVAKLASTRSKPDGLLVVRPAEVMDFLHPLPVGALWGVGAKTEEVLLRLGLRTVGDLAHVPARTLQRAVGAAAGAHLHELSWGRDPRRVVPNEPDRSTGAEETFGTDVDDPQVIHRELLHLAERTAGRLRSTGHLTRTVSIKVRFADFTTITRSRTLKVPTDVGQELYDTARALFDALGLDRARIRLVGVRAEGLVEADATARQLELGAREHGRRDAELAADAAARRFGAGAVRPATLLGRGRTPGTGRPPRPGAGR; from the coding sequence GTGTCCGATCGCGCTGCCGGCTGCACGGTGCTGCACGTCGACATGGACGCGTTCTTCGCCAGCGTCGAGGTGCGCCGCCACCCCGAGCTGGCCGGCACGCCGGTCATCGTCGGCGGGGTGGGCAACCGGGGCGTGGTCACCTCGGCCACCTACGAGGCCCGCGCGTACGGGGTGCACAGCGCCATGCCGACCTCCCGGGCCCTGCGGCTGTGCCCGACGGCCACCGTGCTCCCCGGCGACCTCGCGCTCTACACCGAGGTCTCCCGGTCGGTGATGGCGCTGTTCCGCACGATCACCCCGCTGGTGGAGCCGCTGAGCCTGGACGAGGCGTTCCTCGACGTCTCCGGCTCCGGCCGGCGGCTGGGCGACCCGGTGGCCATCGGCGAGCACATCCGGGCCCGGGTGTTCGACGAGCAGGGCATCACCTGCTCGGTCGGTGTCGCCGGCACCAAGTTCGTCGCCAAGCTCGCCTCCACCCGCTCCAAGCCCGACGGGCTGCTGGTGGTGCGCCCGGCCGAGGTCATGGACTTCCTGCACCCGCTGCCGGTCGGTGCGCTGTGGGGCGTGGGCGCCAAGACCGAGGAGGTGCTGCTGCGGCTGGGGCTGCGCACCGTCGGCGACCTGGCGCACGTCCCGGCCCGCACCCTGCAGCGCGCGGTGGGCGCCGCCGCCGGGGCGCACCTGCACGAGCTGTCCTGGGGCCGGGACCCGCGGCGGGTGGTGCCGAACGAGCCGGACCGCTCGACCGGGGCGGAGGAGACCTTCGGCACCGACGTCGACGACCCGCAGGTGATCCACCGCGAGCTGCTGCACCTGGCCGAGCGCACGGCGGGGCGGCTGCGCTCCACCGGCCACCTGACCCGCACGGTGAGCATCAAGGTGCGCTTCGCCGACTTCACCACGATCACCCGCTCGCGCACCCTGAAGGTGCCCACCGACGTCGGTCAGGAGCTCTACGACACCGCCCGCGCGCTGTTCGACGCCCTCGGCCTGGACCGCGCCCGCATCCGGCTGGTGGGGGTGCGGGCCGAGGGGCTGGTCGAGGCCGACGCCACGGCTCGCCAGCTGGAGCTCGGCGCCCGCGAGCACGGCCGACGGGACGCCGAGCTCGCCGCCGACGCCGCCGCCCGGCGCTTCGGGGCCGGTGCCGTCCGCCCGGCCACCCTGCTCGGCCGCGGGCGCACCCCCGGCACCGGCCGCCCACCCCGCCCCGGAGCAGGGCGTTGA
- a CDS encoding ribose-phosphate pyrophosphokinase, whose amino-acid sequence MREIAVFAGSSHPELAQEMCAQLGVPLQPVRTTRFANDCLEVQLQANCRERDVYLVQSLATPVQENLVELLLMIDAARGASAARITVVLPHYAYARSDKKDAPRISIGGRLVADLMVAAGASRVLAMTLHSPQVHGFFSVPVDHLHALRELADHFRTLDLSRTTVVSPDLGNAKEAAAFARRLGVPVAAGAKQRYADDRVQINAIIGDVADRDVIVLDDEIAKGSTVLELIDRLRDAGARSIRVACTHGLFAAGALERIGAQPDVLEIVCTNTVPAPADPSGKLTVLSVAPALAQAVQRIHDGESVSALFDTLPTA is encoded by the coding sequence GTGCGTGAGATCGCCGTCTTCGCCGGCAGCTCCCATCCCGAGCTCGCGCAGGAGATGTGCGCCCAGCTGGGCGTGCCGCTCCAGCCGGTGCGCACCACGCGGTTCGCCAACGACTGCCTCGAGGTGCAGCTGCAGGCCAACTGCCGCGAGCGCGACGTCTACCTCGTGCAGTCGCTGGCCACACCGGTGCAGGAGAACCTGGTCGAGCTGCTGCTGATGATCGACGCGGCCCGGGGCGCCTCGGCCGCCCGGATCACCGTGGTGCTCCCGCACTACGCCTACGCGCGGTCGGACAAGAAGGACGCCCCGCGGATCTCCATCGGTGGGCGGCTGGTCGCCGACCTCATGGTCGCCGCCGGGGCCAGCCGGGTGCTGGCGATGACGCTGCACTCACCGCAGGTGCACGGGTTCTTCAGCGTGCCGGTCGACCACCTGCACGCGCTGCGCGAGCTGGCCGACCACTTCCGCACGCTGGACCTGTCCCGCACCACCGTGGTCTCCCCCGACCTGGGCAACGCCAAGGAGGCAGCGGCCTTCGCCCGCCGGCTGGGGGTGCCGGTGGCCGCCGGGGCCAAGCAGCGCTACGCCGACGACCGGGTGCAGATCAACGCGATCATCGGCGACGTCGCCGACCGGGACGTGATCGTGCTCGACGACGAGATCGCCAAGGGCAGCACGGTGCTGGAGCTCATCGACCGGCTGCGTGACGCCGGCGCCCGGTCGATCCGGGTGGCGTGCACGCACGGGCTGTTCGCCGCCGGCGCCCTGGAGCGGATCGGCGCCCAGCCCGACGTGCTGGAGATCGTCTGCACCAACACCGTGCCCGCGCCGGCCGACCCCTCGGGGAAGCTGACGGTGCTCTCGGTGGCCCCGGCGCTCGCCCAGGCGGTCCAGCGGATCCACGACGGCGAGTCGGTCAGCGCGCTGTTCGACACCCTGCCCACCGCCTGA
- a CDS encoding DUF3040 domain-containing protein has translation MADCTAHLEVDVPLSEHEQRLLEQIERALVDDDPKFASTVRTGDRRQKARRKLQLGILLVVVGLALVVAGVAIPSASLAQVVVGVLGFLIAFGGAALGLLNYKAATGAVEVGPAGSGRPGAGGSSRVGKARRQPMKNRLEERFRRRYDQ, from the coding sequence GTGGCTGATTGCACTGCGCACCTGGAGGTCGACGTGCCGCTCTCCGAGCACGAGCAGCGTCTGCTGGAGCAGATCGAGCGCGCCCTCGTCGACGACGATCCCAAGTTCGCCTCGACGGTCCGCACCGGCGACCGGCGACAGAAGGCCCGCCGCAAGCTGCAGCTGGGCATCCTGCTCGTCGTCGTCGGCCTGGCACTCGTCGTGGCCGGCGTCGCGATCCCCTCGGCCTCGCTGGCCCAGGTGGTCGTCGGGGTCCTGGGCTTCCTGATCGCCTTCGGTGGCGCCGCACTGGGGCTGCTCAACTACAAGGCCGCCACCGGTGCGGTCGAGGTCGGCCCCGCCGGCAGCGGCCGTCCCGGCGCCGGAGGCTCCAGCCGGGTCGGCAAGGCCCGGCGCCAGCCGATGAAGAACCGTCTCGAGGAGCGCTTCCGCCGCCGCTACGACCAGTAG
- a CDS encoding MoxR family ATPase: MSESTAGLRPDRVTTELRSASRHGADPDAAPVPDVDVAIEGGRLAEAIGRVVEGKPDVVRLALVVLLAEGHLLIEDVPGVGKTTLAKTLARTIDGTVRRIQFTPDLLPSDVTGVAVYDRDSRAFEFKPGAVFANIVVADEINRASPKTQSALLECMEERQVTVDGVTYELARPFMVVATQNPLEMEGTYPLPEAQRDRFTARVSMGYPDRDAELAMLDERATADPLTALTPVVDAAGVRALVAAVGRLHVAEPLRQYVVSLVEATRRSPDLRLGASPRAGLQLLRAARAAAALAGRDHVLPDDVQAMAVPVLAHRLLLTPDAALARRDTARVVTDLLSSVPVQRGH; this comes from the coding sequence GTGAGCGAGAGCACGGCAGGGCTGCGTCCGGACCGGGTCACGACGGAGCTGCGCTCCGCGTCCCGGCACGGCGCCGACCCCGATGCCGCACCGGTCCCCGATGTCGACGTCGCGATCGAGGGCGGCCGGCTCGCCGAGGCCATCGGCCGGGTCGTGGAGGGCAAGCCCGACGTCGTCCGGCTGGCACTCGTGGTGCTGCTGGCCGAGGGCCACCTGCTCATCGAGGACGTGCCCGGGGTGGGCAAGACGACGTTGGCCAAGACCCTGGCCCGCACGATCGACGGCACGGTCCGCCGGATCCAGTTCACCCCGGACCTGCTGCCCAGCGACGTGACCGGCGTGGCCGTCTACGACCGCGACTCCCGGGCCTTCGAGTTCAAGCCCGGCGCGGTCTTCGCCAACATCGTGGTGGCCGACGAGATCAACCGGGCCTCACCGAAGACGCAGTCCGCGCTGCTGGAGTGCATGGAGGAGCGGCAGGTCACCGTCGACGGCGTGACCTACGAGCTGGCCCGGCCGTTCATGGTGGTCGCCACGCAGAACCCGCTGGAGATGGAGGGCACCTACCCCCTCCCCGAGGCCCAGCGCGACCGCTTCACCGCGCGGGTGTCGATGGGCTACCCCGACCGGGACGCCGAGCTGGCCATGCTCGACGAGCGCGCCACGGCCGACCCGCTCACCGCCCTGACGCCGGTGGTCGACGCCGCGGGCGTGCGCGCCCTGGTCGCGGCCGTGGGCCGGCTGCACGTCGCCGAGCCGCTCCGCCAGTACGTCGTCTCCCTGGTGGAGGCCACCCGCCGGTCCCCCGACCTGCGCCTGGGCGCCTCCCCGCGGGCCGGGCTGCAGCTGCTGCGGGCCGCCCGCGCCGCCGCCGCCCTGGCCGGGCGCGACCACGTGCTGCCCGACGACGTCCAGGCGATGGCGGTGCCGGTGCTGGCCCACCGGCTGCTGCTCACCCCGGACGCCGCCCTCGCCCGCCGCGACACCGCGCGCGTGGTCACCGACCTGCTGTCCTCCGTCCCCGTCCAGCGCGGGCACTGA